A window of Miscanthus floridulus cultivar M001 chromosome 12, ASM1932011v1, whole genome shotgun sequence genomic DNA:
AGCAACAAGGGCAAGGGTAAAGCTAATAACAACAAAGATGGAGATGACAACGCTGACCCTGCCTTTCAACAATCTAAGGGCCAAATCACAGTAATCTTTGCAGGGCTACCGTCCTCATCAAATAAGCGCTTGGGAAAGTTGTCTCTTCGGAACATCATGGTAGGAGAGCCCTCAATGCCAAAGTACCTTAACTGGTCCAAGCATCCGATCTAGTTTTCTAGAAAagatcaatggactagcgtgACTAACGCCGACCACTATCCACTTGTCCTAGGTCCAACAATAGCTGGCATGAGAGTCCCTAAGGTCCTATTCGATGGCGGCGCAGGATTGAATATAATATTTACAGATACGCTGAAGAAGATAGGCCTAGACTTTACCAGCCTACTCACCCCCACTGACATCCCTttctatgggatagtacccgaCAAGGCtaccatgccactcggacagatcACGCTTTCAGTAATGTTTGGTAACCCAAACAATGTctgaacagagttcatcaagttcgagGTGGCCGACTTTGAATCATCATACCATGCTATCTTCGGTCCACCTGCTTTGGCCAAGTTTATGGCCGTTCCACATTATCCGTACCTCTTGCTCAAGATGTCAGGTCCCAATGGTGTGCTCTCCTTCCAAGGTGACCTCAAGCGCTCATACGACTACGACATGGAAGCCATCCAGATTGCAGCTAGAGCGCAGCAAGCCTATGAAGCACAGGAGATCGCTAACCTTGCACAGAAGACTAAGCCGGAAGACATGGAGATTCTGATTAAGAAGGCAGGAATCATTGCACCGCCCTCTAAGATGGATACCATCAAGATTGATCTAGGTACTAGTGATCCCTCTAAGACAGCTATCATCGGCGCCCACCTCTCCAaagaataggaactcgcgctaACCAACTTTCTCAGGGAAAACAAGAatatcttcgcatggaagccagcTGATATGCCAGGTATTTCGAGAGAGTTGGCTGAGAACAAATTGGATTTAAACCCCGGCTCAAAGCCGGTCAAGCAACGTCTACAATGGTTCTCACCAGATAAGAAAGTAGCAATCAAGAAGGAAATCACCAAGCTATTGGTAGTCGggttcattagagaaatccttcacCCTGTTTGGCTGGCCAATCCTATACTTGTCCAAAAGAAGAACTCAAAAGAGTGGTGCATGTGCGTcaattacacagatctcaacaagcactgcccGAAGgatcccttcggcttacctcgcattgatTAGATCGTAGACTCTATGGTGGGGTCAACTCTTttgtccttccttgattgctactcGGGTTACCATTAGATTGCCCTCCGTAAAGAAGATCAGAGCAAGACGTCCTTCATCactccgtttggtgcctactgctacacgaccatgtcctttgggttaaaaacgctggtgcaacctatcagcgGGCTATCCAGGCGTGCCTAAGCGAGCAGATCAGTCATAATATAgaagcctatgtggatgatgtcgtCGTCAAGACCAAGGACCCTTCTACTCTGATTACAGACTTGAAACAAACCTTTGACAGTCTTCGTGagtacaagtggaagcttaacccAACAAAGTGTGTGTTTGGAGTTCCTTCCAGACAGCTATTGGGTTTCTTCATGAGCCATCGAGATATCAAAGCTAGCACGAAACAGATTCAAGCAATCACTCAAATGACTCGGCCTCACTACATCAAAGATGTTCAAAAGCTAATAGGGTGCATGGCTGTCCACAATCATTTCATCTTGCGACTCAGGGAGAAAGGTTTGCCCTTCTTCAAGTTGTTGAAGAAGCaggcaagtttgagtggacagctgaagctgacgaagcctTCCAGAAGCTCAAGGAGCGCCTGTCCACCTCTCCAATACTTACTCCACCAGAGAAGCACGGACCACTCTTACTCTACATTGCAGCTACTACTATGGtagtcagcacagcaatagtcatggAGCGGGTTAAAGAAGGGCACGTATATAAGATACAACGACTTGTCTATTATATTAGCGAGGTGCTATCAGAATCCAAGGCCAAGTACCCACATGTACAAAAGCTCCTCTACGCCCTCTTGATTACTTCAcgcaagctatgccactactttgacgagcaCAAGGTAACAGTGGTATCCGACTTCCCACTTGGCGACGTCCTACACAATCGGGATGCAACAGGATGCATATCCAAGTGGTCTATCGAACTTGGAGCTCAGAACATCGAGTTCATCTCTTGCAAGGCTATCAAATCTCAAGTCTTGGTTGATTTCATAGCCGAGTGGACTAAAGCCCAGCAGCCTACTTCGACAGTTATcctcgaccattggaagatgtatttcGATGATTCCCTCAAGCTAGGAGGCATGGGCACTGGCGTTCTCTttatatctctagatgaatagcAGCTTAAGTATGTTCTACAAATCCTTTGGTCTGCTACCAATAACaaagccgagtacgaggccctccttCACGGCCTCTGAGTAGCAGTCTCACTCAACATCAAGCGTTTAATCGTATATGGCGACTCCtcagtggtcatcaaccaggtcaacaaggattgggactaCACCAAGGAGACCATGGATGCTTACTGTGAAGAAGTCCGCAAACTTGAGAAACACTTCCAAGGCCACGAAATACTCCATGTTATGCGAGATCTTAATGTTGTAGCTGATGTTTTGGCCAAATTGGGATCAGATAGAGCCCAAGTACCCCCTGATATGTTTGTTCAGGAACTCCAAGTCCCTTCAATCAAACAAGAAGCTTCCACATCCACCAGTACTCCGACTCCTGACGTCCAGGTACTAGTGGTCAACCCAGCATGGACGCAAGTATTTATTGATTACATTTGAGATCATAAGCTGCCTACTGACAAGGTAGAAGTAGAGCAGATCACgcgtagaagcaagaactatgtcTTAGTCGAAGACAGGCTCTACCGGCGAGGCACATCATCTGGTGTTTTTCTCAAATGCATTACGCCTGAAGAAGGGCAACAGATCTTGGAAGAAATTCACTCCGGGTGTTGTGGCAACCACGTAGCCTCTAGGACCTTAGTCGGCAAGGCTTTTAGAACTAGGTATTATTGGCCTACAACACTAAAAGACGCAGAAGAGTTGGTGTGACACTGCAAGGGCTATCAGTTCATTGCCAAGCAAGCCCACGTCCTAGCTCACAACCTATTTGCATCCATCCATCATGGCCTTTTTCATgttgggggctcgacatggttggacctctcaaatgTGCACTGGGTGGTTTTGCGTACATCTACATGGCCattgacaagtttaccaagtggataaagtacaaaccactcgtcaaGTTCAACGCTACAAAGGTAGTCGTGTTCATGCAAGACATTTTGTATCAGTTTGGGATGCCCAATCGGATCATCACTGATCTCGGCTCACCTTTCACAGTTATTGAGTTCAGAAGTTGGGCTCAAGATTGCGGCATCAGCATCAACTACGCTTCTGTCACTCATCCACAAGCAAACAGTCAAGTAGAGAGGGCTAATGGGCTATTGCTAGCCAGACTGAAGCCTTGGTtatttgatgagctcaaagattATTGCGGCAAGTGGATCTATGAGTTACCCAAGGTAGTTTGGGGACTACACACTCAGTAGAGTAGAGCGATAGGGTACTCTCCATTTTTCCTAGTTTATGGCTTAGAAGCCATCTTGCCAGCAGATTTGATATGGAACTCTCCTAGGGTTGAACAGTACAATGAAGGCGAAGCAGACAAAACCCAGTGGCTAGAAATTCACAGTATCGAAGAAATCAAGCTTAACGCACTCTTCCAGTCTGCCAGGTACCTATAAGGCCTACGACATCACTACGATAAGAATGTGCGCCCCTGTGCTTTTTAAGTTAGAGATCTAGTCCTTAAGCGTATCCAGAATACCTTGGGACAACACAAACTACTCAACCCTTAGGAAGGCCCCTTCATCGTCTCTAGAGTTACTCGGCCAGGCCCCTTTGAGTTAATCATAGACAATGATCCCATACCTAACTCCTAGAACATTGACCGGCTATGGAGATTTTacacttaatattattaagtagtTTTCTTATTTAAGTAAATTCAGTGTTCTAGCTTCTGTACTTAAGATTCTTTGTTATTAATACAGAGTCAATGTTCTTCGCTAGATGAATCTGTctttttacttttatgcaagataCACAACTTTCTAGTTGTCTCTCTTTGTCGTAGCCTTTGTTACATCATATACGAGATATACAGCTGACTAATTGCGCGGCTACACATCTCTCAATATGATAAAGTTACTTGACACACAGTTCTTACTCTGTATACCGAGTACTAGGCTATATTATACGAGATACGCCTCCTACTCGGATGGCTTACATCTCCTTGGTCGGGAGCCAATTACTGACATTTAGTTTTAACTATTGCATATCGTCCTAGGTAGGGTGATTCCTCGAAGCAAGTAACTTGATTCATTAGCTATGAGACGGGATCCTAATAGCAAACAATCATTATAAGGGTTCCTTGAACAAGTGACTTTGTGCACTTAACATCGACAGAAGAGTCTAACATGATTCTAATAATAGCGACTATGTTGATCACTTGGCTACTCAGTCTTACGTGCCTTTCTAAAGGACTACAATCTTACAGCCTAAGCAGACTACAATCTTACTCGAAAGATTACCAAGTCTAAATGAGTTGACTGTATACAAAAAGTTGTCTTAGGCATTTAAGTACCCCAACAAGACGCATTACTTTTAAAATTTACAGGCTAAGTTTTTCATTCAACTAATAGCCTATGAAAGCAAAAGAACATTGTTTCTTACAATGTGCCTACCCGGCACATATGCTCAACAAGTTTTTTCAAACTCACAAAGCCTATTCTCAGGCTTCTCCATTATGGcaaaacctcctaaattataggatccacatgcacctgtcactgtccaacgacctctgatgactatgcatatgttcctggtaacttaagaagactatcgggtgtcctcagggaaccccgaatcatccacgatttctgagcaggatcccattacagagtcattgcagtattacaacatttattcaaatatctacatcagagtaaattagcggaagtcttacgataacttagtttataaaccagttgtttcaaaccttacaaactaagttcgataattattacaaaccatagtagtagtggagtggcattagtacattatacaaacacacaatataagtatcctgcccaaggatcacgcattcacttatcgtcatcaacctgaacaacagtcatgtagCACAGTCCAAAAcaaacctgctcatgaggctcacctgcaacaagggtcaacgaaccctaagtacaaaagtacttaacaagacttaaccggaataaaaactgagaagactcagaaatgcaggcttagggattcaaggtatggctttatcaATAGTCAATatttttttgcgtaaaagctctctaacaagattctttatattaacatttttatcttcaaaagatcatatacaaagctgataGGATCCATAAtgggatcatgaaacttcatatcccatactttctcaaaccttactcaagttccagttattaaactacgatgatgaacagtgagttgagtctccataaccgagcagcaacgacgattcgaaccgattaaacccagctggggattccagaccacacaatATATGTAGGtcctcgacctacatataccaacctaccctcaggtcccctaaaacaagaatgggtccgcgccacccgagaatacagtactccaccaatccagcccattgccacgtgggtacacgctattcccgccatctctccactcccagtgcgcgagtagccattcttgtaatagaatagccgagttaaggcttaccgaagtatgtggttagtactacaaagtctcacctcatgcaattcaacaacggacagaccttaatcgacacaagcgaaaagaagccgctcacaagacctccttgtcttgtggctctcacacaccgagtccgctcggtctagatttattattccacaaGCTCGTATCAcagataacataagtaaccaaacgtaaccaaagatccatttaaaactcacgggtgacaggtaatcacctgacttttatctgtctaagcatggttaagcataagtgggcatttacgaagtaaaactggtaacaaagTAGAtatggaagaacaaggttgataatgcaccaattaggtttccacttgactcctaatcacttaatgcagtatataaaagtgAAAGCGAtaaaaatttataaaacacaaggtaggtttaaatgcatccggggcttgccttggttcacggaaaagtcaggttctgaGATGTTCCACgattatcagatccgacctcaacagacggattaacctcttctgtaacttgattaactaccacgtgttcaccttcattcactacacgtagtaataatgccatgtttaacatgatgcgagatacaaaaatatgatgctcgatgatggatgcaaaattaataacttgaatacaactttccttcgcggtacagttacaagtcaaactaactaaacc
This region includes:
- the LOC136496153 gene encoding uncharacterized protein, with protein sequence MDRSKKSNKNNKKFEDLKNLPCPFHKNAKHTATECRQLQELGFYGKSNKGKEFIKFEVADFESSYHAIFGPPALAKFMAVPHYPYLLLKMSGPNGVLSFQGDLKRSYDYDMEAIQIAARAQQAYEAQEIANLAQKTKPEDMEILIKKAGIIAPPSKMDTIKIDLGTSDPSKTAIIGAHLSKE